ctgttttcttgtttcatgaTGATTTACAGTTTTTTACAGTTACCTGCTTATTTGGTACAAATATAATCCAGTACAATAAATCCTTTCTGTGTAAAGGTAACAATGTTCTATTTTTGTTCAGAGATGTTGcaattttattttcttatttatttttagtctaTTTGATGGAAGGGTTAAAGTGGCAGACTTGTTTAAAAATGGATggttttattggtttatttatgTCAAAGTACACAATGATAAAGCCATAAAACCCTAAAGATACACTTGATATTCAGGAAGCAAATATAATAGCATtttgattttaaagtttttttgcatttatttttggtaTTTACAGGTGTCTCATATGGAAAATTAACAATATGAAAaagcatttctgttttaatgtgcCTTTCAGTGATACAGAAGAGCACCAAATACTTGCATGCAGTAACATTTTTCCTTTAAAGACCAGCTGTTGTGTGACTGCTGCTGAGTCCCTGTGCTTTCTTTCAGTATACATTTGCAGACCTGAGTCTGGACAGTGATCGCAGCTAAATTACCAATAATTAAATTGAAAACACTGATAAGTTGCATTTCTGCTGAGAGTGTAAAATAACTCATATTTGTACACATCATCGCCTTGTCAATCTTTTATTTCCCTACTTTATGTTGTAGATACGCCAGTCTGTATTTCTGCTGCGCAGTTGAGGATCAGGATAATGAGCTGATTACGCTGGAGATTATCCACAGATACGTGGAGCTGCTGGATAAATATTTTGGCAGCGTGAGTCTCTTAAACATTACATGTAACATACTGATTGATAATATGGGGGGGGGACAACAATAGAACATTTCCTCTTATCTGCTGCCGtttgtgttttggcttcacaGGTGTGCGAGTTGGATATTATCTTCAACTTTGAGAAGGCCTACTTCATCCTGGATGAGTTCCTGCTGGGCGGAGAGGCCCAGGAGACGTCCAAGAAGAACGTGCTGAAGGCCATCGAGCAGGCCGACCTGCTGCAGGAGGTACACACTGCTCTTTATTAACAGATAGTTAAACCCATTGGACGGACCAACTAtgtaagttcattatttttaagttgaagcacttaagTAAAtttaaacatctggatttattagacTATTCCTTGCTACTTCTCATTTtatgaaagcttttaagatcaattacttgaagtGTAGGCTATAAATGTTGTCAAgctgagtccaaatgcaattggAATAAAATGACCCGctgtttaaaggtatataagtggtatgaacattcaataacaaatttaaaaaaggattatctaattttgtcttatcttatcttaacataattcaaattgaaatgtatttCTGAGTTTtggaatacaaatagttccaatggcatctaagagtagcCTATAAATGCTAGTGGCCTAAGCGCTTAATCGGTGTTATGAttaagagggggtccttggaaaatgttctcccctgtaaggggtccctggccccaaaaaagtttgagaaatcCCTGATCTAAACGACTCATCGTTTAGCAAAATTGTGGCAGATTCATTTTCAGTCAATTAAGTaatggttgcagctctaacTTGGTGTAAATGTAGAATTCATTTCACTCAGCGATGCTAATGTTAAACCAGATAGAAGGGGAGATCTGAGATATTGGTGTATTGCTTTTTTCACCTTGCGGCCCTCTCCACCTGACGTCACCTGTTTATTTTAAGCCTGCAGCACTTGATTAATTGCTCTCTCTCCCTTGTGCCAGTGCGCTAAAGAAAATTCTGTCCTGCATGTTTGCATTTCTGTCCAGCTGTAGTCGTTTGCAGTCAACAGAATCAGTGATTTATTTTTAGCAAAGCATGCAGTACTGTTGTTCTCACAGTACGGCTGACTGTGCAGGCCCGTAGAAGGTTTAAAGCCCTCCAGTTCTCGTCACACTTTTAGTAACGTGCAATTATGACTCACGTACTGTGAGTTTTAATGTGGAGGGGTACTTTGCGTTACAAAATGTACGACAGCAAGCAACAATTCTCTCTATGTTCTTCGTGTGCAGGAGGCCGAGGCACCACGGAGCGTTTTAGAAGAAATCGGGCTGACATAAACCATcatgctgcagctccttctcCCAGATGCAGATCTGGCAACCTCCACGTCTCTATCCTGTCTTCTCCTGTTGTCTCCTATGTCAGTGTTGTATGTATATAATCACCATCTGCGTACCGTATTACTCTGTACCGAACTATCCAGTAATGTCCTTTTAATGTGGTGCCAACTGTGGTTTTAATGTGTCTCCTGTGTACAATCTCCCTCACTGTATTCTGCAGTACTACTAGCATACTCAACACCCTGAACTTACACAGTACAATGTAGCGACGACATGAAAACTCCAGCATCATACTAAGATCATCCATCATTACCGATTGCAGAGCTATATGCGCTGTTTGGCTTAAAAGGACTTCTTAAGGTGCTGTTGTAGCCGCAGTCGGTGCTTCTCATGTATCACCTTCACATTGGAGTCACAGAGCTGAGAATCCCaattcatgaaaaataaatactcaacGATCTGTGGTTTAATAAAACTATTATTCTAAACTAATATTCTGTCTGCTGCACAATAAAAAAGGGATTTAACTTGTTTTTCAAGAGCAAAATATGAATGCATTATTTTGTTTAATATAAAATACTGCAAAGAACCATCAATATGTAACAGTATAACTTTGGTTCATGTATAAATTGAGCTAGGAGATGTGTCATTTTGTACTATCAATTTTGGATTAGGAAAGAGGCACAACTTGGGAAATGAGTTAAAATATATTCTTTTAAGTGCAGTGGATGGAATATTTTTATCCAGATGGTTAGAAGAGTCTTTGAGGACTCAATAAATACCTTCAGGAGAGCAGTACGTGTTGCTAAATGatctgttttttaaaacatatcattggatatttatttttctcccaAAGATCTGATGCTCAGCTCTGTGACTCAGACGTAACGGTAATACATGAGAGGCACCGACGGGGTCTAGTGCTGCTGTGGGAATTACTGACACGTTTACAATCACACGAATCAATCCAACCCATCAATTAAGTGAAATTAAACAATTAACCCATGATCAATATCGGTGTATATGTTATGTAAGTTTGTACAAGTTTGTGTTTTGGTGATTCCCTCTACAGAAATTAACCATTTCATATTTCCTTTTCAAGActtaattgtttattttctggtagctgtttgtgtgtaattaGTGTCACGTTGGTTTAaattgtctttatttttctgacaattGACTTATTTTCCagacaaaaacatttgtttaacaTTGAAATTTGTAATGATCTCTAGAGGTAAATCTTAGGTGAGTCCCTCTCCCATAGTCTTAGTTCAGGAAAGGATAGTGACCCAAATAAAAGAAATGCTATTTTATGTATTATGATACTTTGGCTTAAAGACTAACATATGACCAAAGAACACTGTGTTTTACCTTCTCAATGGTGTCTATGGAAAGCTAACATGACAGAAAAGGGATTTACAACTGCAGGATGTTTGACAAAAAATGTATGTGGGGATTATTTGGCCACAATATACAAGTATTATGTAATTATTCCAGTCTGTTTAGGGACAGGTTTATTCTGAGTTTCTTTATGGAGTCAGAACGTAAGATGATCTGCACATATCAGGGTACGTCATTAATATTCAGCACCGTCAGCTTGTTCTCTTGTCAGcaggaaaacaagccaacaCGTAATGAATAGATGCTCATCCAAACTTTTTATCTGCATTCTTAAAACCACAAAGTGTTTCTGTTGAAGTCATTATTTAACAAGTTCATCTTtgatttgtgcaaaaaaaatatcactttttgtATTGAACACTGCCAACACatttgccaacatttttttcttatatttgaaagttattaacaataaatgtattaaaaaaaaaagacaccccATCTGTTGatcttttgttttatattgtttttactcAGCAACATTAACCGTGTATTGCCGCAGCTCCAGCGATCCAGTGTTCAATAATTAAAGCAACATTAACCGTCTTCCAAAAgcaaaaatattcacatatgTACACATCGGTGACGGATGCTAACTTACTGTATCACTGCTCAAAACATTTCACTTATTCCTCCCTATACATTCACATAGTTATAAGGagaaaagccagaaaaaaatTCACAGATTATGAAATGTAGGAGCCACTAAGAGGTGCTCGTGTCAGCGTTTCCAGCAGGCTCACTTGGTATTTCTGTTTTAGACTGTTCACTTTTCACCTCAGGACTGAACTTCTCACTGTCAACACGTGGACTCTCATCCACGTCATTGTTCTTCTGAATTATCTCAGTTTCATTTATCTCCTGACCGGGACTCGTTGCAGTCTGTTCCTCtgactctttctccctctctgactcTCCAGATGACGTTATCCCTTCAGGCAAATGGCTTTTCTTCTTGTGCTTCTTCTTGCTCTTCTTCTTGCTCTTTTTGGATTGTTTATGGCGGCGGCGCTTGTTGGTGTCCTCGTTAGAGGGTTTCTCATTTTTATCTGGTTTCTTGGGACTCCTTTCTCtactttgtttctttctttctctgcttgTGCTTTTTGACCTTTCTCTCACTTTTTCCAAAGCGTCTgtatctttgtctctctcttcactTCTGTTCCTGTAGTTGTGCTCCCTGTCTTTATCTCTACTCCCGTTTCTCGGCCTGtcttgctctctgtctctgcttctACTCCTCGACCTGTCTCTACTTCTGCTCAGATACCAATCTTTCCTCCTGTCACTGTGTCTGACTGAGCGtctgtcctctctgtgctgGTGGGAGGAcctgctctctctgctcctctccctgctcctgtccctgctcctctctctgctcctgctcctgctcctgctcctccgcCTGTCGCTCTCTCGTCTGCTGTGGGATCTCTCGGATCTCGGCGGGCTTCTGCTGCGCTGACGTTGCCTCCACGATCGGTCTCCGTATCGCTCTGAATGCCACCCTTCTCTGCGACTCCCCCTCACGCTGCGGTCTGGTGACAAGTGCAGGTCCCTGTCGGCCTCCCAGAATTCATTGCCAGGGTTTCGAAATACGTGCAGGAAGTTACAGTGCTTCCCTTTGGGGCACTTCTGTCTGTCAAACAATCCTGAGAAGAGGAAATATAAACACAACTGAATCTTGTATCTCTGCAGTAATATCACCAGGTAAAAAATGCCACTCATGTCAGTATGAATAACTCACCACATATAGCATTCTTCCAGCGTGTAACAGGACACATCTCACAGGTAAGCTGCCGGCCTGCGTACCACCTCCCATTGAACTTGATGATGGCCTCTTTACACTGCTCCTCTCTGGACAAAGAGTGAAGAGTTTTATCCAAAAATTCAAACactgtgtacagtttatttatttgggaAAAAGTAGTGGAGTGGTTGTGGGATGACTTACGTGtcaaactgaatgtaaacatttcCTCTCAGGTGTGGTTCGTAATTGCAGCTGACCTAAAAAAGGAAAGTTATCAATGAAACCGAATATGTATTTTTAGTCGTAATAGTTTGATCATGTTATTCTGAACAGTGAAGTTTTAGGCTTGTTTTGAAAAATTTTAAGAATTATATCTTCAATTCTTTCAGACATCAGTTAGAGATCTAATGACACATTATGTAGACCATttcttatttaaagggactgtaactttttttgtgactttcgttgacttaacggccacaggtgtcgctgttaacaagtatttctgaaagttacaaatagtccctttaatacagtTTGGATTTTGTAGGACACCTTAATGGTAAATCATTTTACTTCACTTCCCAGGTAAAATAAATTTATATTGACTTCATTGAACTGATAAAGCATCTTAAATGAGTGGTGAAACACCTTTCAGATATATACAGTGAGTCCAGTTCCCTTTAGTCTGACTCACCAGGTGTAGACTGTGGATATAACCCTGCCGTTGGCCACGTATTTCATTCTCGCCCCCTTTCACTATCTGTTTTATCTATTTTGCAAGGGCTGCATCCTGTGCTTAGCGCCGCCCAAGAccattgtgattggtttaaagaaatacaaacaagccagagcaTTTTTTCCCCGATaccagaatgataatgtgtggagccagacctttctttagcaCTTACACAGCGCTGTGGAGACAGACTCTGGTTAGACTAGGTTGCCTTTGACTTGGTACCTCGAGACACATTTGACATTGAGTATGTTTTACACACATTAGGACAAATCAGAATCCACAAGAAATCAGACAAAGCATTTACACGAACTGTAATAAAGTGGTTACTTTAGACTACTGTTACTCTGCAAATACATGCAACAGGTCAGCAATCAGATTTCTCCCCAACCCTGACCTTATTCTGAAATCATgtcttacttattttaagtataTTAGTGATATAAAGATTGATTACTTCAGAAAGCTGACTGTAATTCGGGGTACTTCAATGACTATCCTGATGTCATCTCACCTTGAACTGAACCACCTTGCCGACACTCTTTAACTCTGGCAGGACGTCGTGGTAGAACTCGAGGAAAGactcctgcagctcctcctcgCTGTGTTCCAAACAAGCATCGATGTCGTAATCATCGCGGCGCGACTGCTGCATGCCAAACGTCGTAAACATACCGCGGATCATCAGAGTCGGGCTGGCTTCGGGATAAACGTGCTTCCGAGAACATCTGGACTCACAAAGACGGAAGAGAGGagaatatacaaaaatatgagGAAAGACTACTTTAATGCGCCTGTACATCCATTCAATCAGCACTCAAATAGTACAGCAGCTTCATGACACGTCAAGAGAAAATACAAATAGTACCTGTCTCCAAATCGACACGCCCCTGTCTTCAGGAAGAACGGACAGTTGGCGACGTCGCGCTCGGTCCCAAAGTTCTCCGAGTTCTTCGCCACAGGAGCCTCAGGATTCATCCACGGTCCTCCATTTTCTAGCTGGAAGTGAGAACATGAACAAAAATGTATATGCTGTATAGTTTGACTTTAAACTAGAGTGAGATGTTGTGCAAGCTATACATTTCATGTATCGCTTTTAgtctaacattttttttagaaacatgATAAacgatatatttatattcatgtgtgattaTACCTGATTTTCAGCTTCATCCAACATTTTCTGAACGGCCTCCTACAAATGGTGTAAAGACACGGCTGGTGAATATGTGTAGAGGTCAACATACTGCAGCAGATCTGTTACTGTGTGTTAAGACCACACTCACAAGGACTGGCATTTCAACATTCCTGAATTTTTGGAAAAGCAATTTCACAGACTGTTTTCACACAAAGTAAAAGATACGTCCTTGTTGTGAGAGCTGAAGGTGCTGTTAGgctttttctctttgtgtgtatCTTAGTTGAGGTGTTGGACGGTTGCTTGTGCCACTTAGTcaaggaatttaaaaaaaaagaaccatgtacaaagcaaaaacacattttacaaaagAAACATGATTACTATATGATTGTCTGAATCATCCCTTATGAATGGATACTATAAACACTCTTAATTAAGTAGAAGAGGatatatttctttttgtttctatCCTCCTGGGGCCCGTTTCACCTCTCTGTCTCGCTTGTCCTGTTGCCtctgttctttttcttcttgttctttctTCTGCTGGGCCTCCCATTCCAACTTTATCATCCGCTGGGAACACAAAAAGACATAAAGCcactaaatatttacattttgtttagaaTAATCGGTCGAACGGGCTCAGGTGCGCTCATTAGTTAGCTAATTCATCAAAACAGCAACCAGCCCCAACTGATGGCAGTAATCTGATGAATACAAACAGCAGAttacctcctcttcctcttttctttttctcacagCCTCCTCCCTCTCAGCTATCAGCCTGAACTCCTCCTGGGCGAGCCTCTCTCTTTCCAACCACGCTTCATGCAGCTGCAGTCTGAGAAAACAAGT
Above is a genomic segment from Sebastes umbrosus isolate fSebUmb1 chromosome 2, fSebUmb1.pri, whole genome shotgun sequence containing:
- the LOC119501957 gene encoding AP-1 complex subunit sigma-2-like is translated as MQFMLLFSRQGKLRLQKWYVPLSDKERKKISRDLVQTILARKPKMCSFLEWRDLKIVYKRYASLYFCCAVEDQDNELITLEIIHRYVELLDKYFGSVCELDIIFNFEKAYFILDEFLLGGEAQETSKKNVLKAIEQADLLQEEAEAPRSVLEEIGLT
- the zrsr2 gene encoding U2 small nuclear ribonucleoprotein auxiliary factor 35 kDa subunit-related protein 2; the protein is MAAPTPLISAAVLSQKQRKAALRKERRKRKRQALAQARESGFKNGASCSPAQDEDINDEDDEDIDVAEEERLQLHEAWLERERLAQEEFRLIAEREEAVRKRKEEEERMIKLEWEAQQKKEQEEKEQRQQDKRDREEAVQKMLDEAENQLENGGPWMNPEAPVAKNSENFGTERDVANCPFFLKTGACRFGDRCSRKHVYPEASPTLMIRGMFTTFGMQQSRRDDYDIDACLEHSEEELQESFLEFYHDVLPELKSVGKVVQFKVSCNYEPHLRGNVYIQFDTEEQCKEAIIKFNGRWYAGRQLTCEMCPVTRWKNAICGLFDRQKCPKGKHCNFLHVFRNPGNEFWEADRDLHLSPDRSVRGSRREGWHSERYGDRSWRQRQRSRSPPRSERSHSRRESDRRRSRSRSRSRERSRDRSRERSRESRSSHQHREDRRSVRHSDRRKDWYLSRSRDRSRSRSRDREQDRPRNGSRDKDREHNYRNRSEERDKDTDALEKVRERSKSTSRERKKQSRERSPKKPDKNEKPSNEDTNKRRRHKQSKKSKKKSKKKHKKKSHLPEGITSSGESEREKESEEQTATSPGQEINETEIIQKNNDVDESPRVDSEKFSPEVKSEQSKTEIPSEPAGNADTSTS